From one Geminocystis sp. M7585_C2015_104 genomic stretch:
- the hisH gene encoding imidazole glycerol phosphate synthase subunit HisH, with the protein MTVVAIVDYDMGNLHSVAKGIEKAGATPLITHSPKDITAADAVILPGVGSFDPAMLHLQERDLIPPILDFVKSGKPFLGICLGMQILFDSSEEGKERGLGIIPGTVKRFQSEPGLTIPHMGWNTIELTQSHHPLWHNLPSSFYVYFVHSYFVFPLNPQVVAARVTHGTQTVTAAIAHENIMAVQFHPEKSADLGLQILGNFVKLAGK; encoded by the coding sequence ATGACTGTTGTGGCTATCGTCGACTACGACATGGGAAATTTACACTCAGTGGCTAAGGGGATAGAAAAAGCTGGTGCAACTCCCCTCATCACCCATTCCCCAAAAGATATTACCGCCGCTGATGCTGTTATTCTCCCGGGTGTGGGTTCTTTCGACCCCGCTATGCTACACTTACAAGAGAGGGATTTAATTCCACCCATCCTGGACTTTGTCAAAAGTGGCAAACCCTTTCTGGGTATTTGTCTGGGAATGCAAATACTCTTTGACTCCTCCGAAGAGGGGAAGGAAAGGGGTTTGGGCATCATTCCAGGCACTGTCAAACGTTTTCAATCTGAGCCGGGTTTAACTATTCCCCACATGGGGTGGAATACAATAGAACTGACACAGTCTCACCATCCTCTTTGGCATAATCTCCCCTCTTCTTTCTATGTCTATTTTGTCCATTCCTACTTTGTCTTTCCACTAAACCCCCAGGTTGTGGCCGCTCGTGTTACCCATGGCACACAGACTGTAACCGCCGCCATTGCCCATGAAAACATAATGGCAGTGCAATTTCACCCGGAAAAATCTGCCGATTTAGGCTTACAAATTCTCGGAAATTTTGTAAAATTGGCAGGTAAATAG
- a CDS encoding FAD-dependent oxidoreductase has protein sequence MEKISRRSLLKLSAIASILGAVGYSRVAKPKPTIHVWDNLQLPTRVSQPKRVVVIGGGLAGLACAYELGNRGFEVILLEKSPQLGGKIASWQIQVGEEKFTMEHGFHGFFPQYYNLWSIVREIAIEKNFQSLNFYSLLFKDNKYKPEVFRPSHSSFPWNVVDLAISSPNFLSWGIDLTNPGHWGVFRAITSFKIPDTYNSLDHISVTQWATNIPQGLFDLYFLPFGKSTLNAPDLLSAGELMQFFHFYFFGNPEGLAFNGTVDDMGRSLVTPIAQSILHNGGKIITEAHISRIVCENGRITSLQFYRGGQGIGNVPFWVDSNPYLRDDYYDYYGAGDQLFAVAKDNDLALSLSCTHQGCVVSRQEDGSFICPCHGAVYNQKGEVKLPPAKRNLAKYRVVEREEGRVKLVATDATPAMPETLTADYYVIATDVRGVKHLFRLIEGDRESYPDTLSQVESLALADPFAVARFWLDRDFYWPHSNFTSLSGYRLTDSITLYHRIQREYKEWAEKTGGSVVELHAYCYKEKDFPTQTDLLNTFKQELIEIVPELAGAKILHQQLVNQKNFSGYPPNSYKNRPETETQIANLVFAGDWVKMPFPCGLMERAVSSGLLAANAILHKEGLKRRNLFSVNPSGFFSI, from the coding sequence CAATTCATGTATGGGATAATCTCCAGTTACCCACTCGTGTAAGCCAGCCGAAAAGAGTGGTGGTGATAGGCGGCGGTTTAGCGGGTTTAGCCTGTGCCTATGAATTAGGCAACAGGGGGTTTGAGGTTATACTGTTAGAAAAGTCACCTCAGTTGGGGGGGAAAATTGCTAGTTGGCAAATCCAGGTGGGGGAGGAGAAATTTACTATGGAACATGGTTTTCATGGTTTTTTCCCCCAGTATTATAATCTTTGGAGTATTGTGAGGGAAATTGCCATTGAAAAGAATTTCCAATCTCTCAACTTTTACTCCCTTTTGTTCAAGGATAACAAATACAAACCAGAAGTGTTCCGCCCCTCCCATTCTAGTTTTCCCTGGAATGTTGTGGATTTAGCCATTTCCTCCCCCAATTTCCTTAGTTGGGGCATAGACTTGACCAATCCAGGGCATTGGGGCGTTTTTCGTGCTATTACTAGTTTTAAGATCCCAGACACCTATAACAGTTTAGATCATATTTCCGTCACCCAGTGGGCCACTAATATCCCTCAGGGGTTGTTTGACTTATATTTTTTGCCTTTTGGTAAGTCCACCCTAAACGCGCCAGATTTGTTGAGTGCGGGGGAATTAATGCAATTTTTCCATTTCTATTTCTTCGGCAATCCCGAAGGTTTGGCCTTTAATGGTACTGTAGACGATATGGGTAGAAGTTTAGTGACTCCCATTGCCCAATCTATCCTCCACAATGGGGGTAAGATTATCACGGAGGCTCATATCAGTAGGATTGTTTGTGAGAATGGCAGAATCACCTCTCTACAATTTTATAGAGGGGGTCAGGGAATTGGCAATGTGCCCTTCTGGGTAGACTCAAACCCTTACCTTAGGGATGACTATTATGACTATTATGGCGCTGGCGACCAGCTTTTTGCTGTAGCTAAGGACAATGATTTAGCATTGTCTCTCAGTTGCACCCACCAAGGATGTGTAGTTAGTAGACAGGAGGATGGAAGTTTTATATGTCCCTGTCATGGGGCGGTGTATAATCAGAAGGGGGAAGTAAAACTACCTCCTGCCAAGAGAAATCTTGCCAAATATAGGGTAGTGGAGAGGGAAGAGGGGAGAGTGAAATTAGTGGCCACTGACGCCACCCCTGCCATGCCAGAAACCCTCACTGCCGACTATTATGTAATTGCCACTGATGTGAGGGGGGTTAAACATCTCTTCCGTTTAATAGAGGGGGATAGGGAGAGTTATCCGGATACTCTTTCCCAAGTAGAGAGTTTAGCATTAGCTGACCCCTTTGCCGTTGCCCGTTTTTGGTTAGACAGGGATTTCTACTGGCCCCATAGTAATTTTACCTCTCTTTCTGGTTATCGTTTAACGGACAGTATCACTCTTTATCATCGTATTCAAAGAGAGTATAAGGAGTGGGCGGAAAAAACTGGTGGCAGTGTGGTGGAATTACATGCCTATTGTTACAAAGAGAAGGATTTCCCCACGCAAACGGATTTGCTAAATACTTTTAAACAGGAGTTGATAGAAATTGTACCGGAGTTGGCAGGTGCTAAAATTCTCCATCAACAGTTGGTAAATCAAAAAAATTTTTCTGGTTATCCCCCTAATAGTTACAAAAATAGGCCAGAAACTGAAACTCAAATTGCCAATTTGGTGTTTGCCGGCGATTGGGTTAAAATGCCTTTCCCTTGTGGTTTAATGGAGAGGGCAGTAAGTAGTGGTTTGCTAGCGGCTAATGCTATTTTACACAAGGAAGGCCTAAAAAGACGTAATTTGTTTTCTGTAAATCCCTCTGGTTTTTTTAGTATTTAG